In the Halictus rubicundus isolate RS-2024b chromosome 12, iyHalRubi1_principal, whole genome shotgun sequence genome, ACGAGTCCTTTTTACCGTCGTTTCGTGACATTTTGTCTACGTGCTTGACGTTTCACAGTGATCACGCCCGGCTTATCAACTAACGTTTTAGAATGAGTCTTCATTGGCCTTCAAACATAGAATACACCAGAGGCGAAACTACTGTTGGAAATTTTGATGTTCATGATGCCAAATCAAGTTACCTTGACATACCACATATAGACAGTGTTGCCGCTTCTTTAAGTTACTATTTTCATCTCTTTCTTCGAATTACtgaatgaaagaagaagaaatgaTTTGAAAATATAGCAGTATTGAAGCTGAATATTACACAAAAAGATACGTGTCACTTGTACAACTGAATATTTTACGTTTTTAAGTATTTTACGTTTTTATGTTTGGACCTACTTTTTAAGTATTAAGCGATAGTACTCCACCGTGCGGACCAAACCGTAATTAATTAGCATGGAAAAAGTTCACCATATTTGTGATTTTGTTCTCtgctttgttttttcaattactATTGTATGTGAAATGTTGTTTTAAATTGTGttacttttatattatttacCAGAATagtttttaaaattactttataatCTACGATTTATTATGCATATCGTACAATTTTCGACTGTTATTTTATAAGTAACATTAAAGGTTAAGTTAATACATTAGTGTGATAGTATTATATTCTCAATCCAACAAGTGTACTTTGTGTATTgatgattttaataaaattatgagCCACCTAAAACTTATTAGCAAATCATATACTCCGAAGATATTGTGGTTCCAAACGGATGTTACGGTCGTCTTACGAATTTTATTACAGGATGTTGATAAGTATTTCCTGCGTGTTGAATGCGATCTCTTATTATTTAGGTATTTACACATAAATGATCTATTAATTACTCTTATAAAATGCAATGATATATCCTATTTTTAGCACCACCGTAAATGAAAAAGACTATTATGTTACGTTGTACCTGTTTGGGGCAGTAGTAGCAGAAAAAACGATACATGAGAATATAGGAAGAGAGATAAAAATTACACTAACAAAGGCACATAAATGTACTGagcttataattatttattttatcgatTCGTTTTGTATTTCGTTTTTAAGCCATGTTTATTCTCTCTTAATAGGGACAGAGTGGCTGAGGCTACATAttgaagaagaaaagaatgttTTAATTGTAGTAGATCCAGAtcatatatacaaaaataattggctcgaagacattagaaaaataggTAATTATCAAAGAATATTGTAAAGAAAACATTATTCTTTCTCGAATaacaaaactaattaaaaataCGTTGAGGTAATAAACACTGTGATCTGATAAAAACTTTATCACAGATAGGGAAAGTTTTGCGGAATATAAACGACGGAACAATATAACAAACATTATGCCAGATGTACCATCTACAGATGAAGAGGAGTCTGACGATGATGCAATGGATATGTTATttatataacatatattaatGTGGTGTTCTTGAAAATTCTTTATTAGTTCACTtacaaatgaaaataatacatatatacaaaTTATTTCTCATAGACTATAAAACCAATTAAACAATACTTGATTAAGAAATAtgtaacaatatatttttatataattaacaaaattaattCACTTTAACAATGATGTATAATAATCTTATACATGTACAACAATAAAGTGTCATGATTGACTAATTAGGATGAGAACTTGAAAAGTTAATGCTCAGAACTGTTTGTTATTAGTAACATGTCTTCTACAATgcgaattaaatatttttagcagcAGTTTTATTGAGCATTAATAGTTCGTTTTATAAGAAAAAAGGTGTTATACTTACATATACATAAAAAACAACTCTAGTTTTTACATTATATATTCCCATATATACAAAATTTGTTGAAACCTATGGATTACACAATGACAATAATTGGAATGTTTTTATATTATGCTTACAGTGTACACAATGAGGTATAACGTAGCTTGAGAAAATTTCAACTAAGGACAATATACATAtagtgtacatatacatataatagtCACAGTCCTTTGCTGGTAAAGTTGCTTTTATCTTTGGCAATGTGTAGTACAACTTTCTTTTACAGGTAACCGTATGCAATGATTTCGTATATGGCTATGAAAAAAATCTTGCCTAGATAATAATACATACAGTGTGTATTTCGAAGAGAAATAAACAGCAAATATTACAGAACGCGAACTAAAAGTATGAAATGCCTTCGTCGGCAATCCTCGGCTTTTCGAATGAGAAATATAAGTAGATGcaaataattgttaataaatatGTCATTATTAGTGCCTTGATATTATTGAGTAGCATTACCTTATGAAGTACACAAGGAACTACAATAGTTTCGTTACCTGCCATCATTAAATGCTAAGAATCACAATTTCATGTACCTATTATTTTCGTCTAATATCCGAGTGATAacgatatattaaaaattgaatttcataaCAAAACAGTAGTTATGTTCATACATTTTGTATTAGTGTCTTTGCACTAAAATTGTAGATTCGAATGTTAGGTACACAAGAAATGCAATGGACAGTAGTTAAGTGTATGGTAACATTTCttaattaacccatttgcaataCAAGAATAACGTTTCAGTGACAAGGAGGACTGCGCAAACCGGCCGCGTGTACATGATGCAAACGGGTTAATAATCTACAATAGACATGGTAAATAAAAAAGGATAAAATCATAAATAATTATTCTTAAATACTTTTCTTGGCCGTTATGAACGGCGTGATCTACCTAAATCTCTCCATTTGTTGTGatgatgtaaaaaaaatgtttggtatGCAATTTGAATAGTACAAATGGTCAGGCAATTTAAAGAAAAGAACGGACAAAGCACATCGAtacaattaatttgtaaatgaaAGCCTGACCAATCCGAGTGTTTACTACAATTGACGAGGTATTGATTTATACAAATTGCAAATATACATTTAACAATACTGCGGGCAATATTATCTGTCACAAGGacgataaatatattttttgtactaGAAAATCATCGCACATAAAGGAGATATTTAGGCTACCTGTACATAAAGTCCATATTAATTCATTGATCGAGTTTACGCGTACAGGAAATGATAGTACAGACTATCAAAATAATCTATTTACAATATCATTCAAATAAAGAATAAGGTTTGCGAGCATACTGAGTACGACAACATTCTTGTATCCGACTGAAAAAAAGTCGAACGCGGCTACAAAAAACATGACTCCCTCAAAGTGAACGTACACGTCTAATATTCGATATACATTTCCAGTAATATCAGATCCGACGATTAATTTCATGTGTAACAATTGCAAAGAGTTAACAGCGTTATTATAAATTGTTCGCGTAAGTGAACTGTTTCTTGTCGAACGTATCTCCGCTTCTACTCGATTAACAGCCTTCTAATGAAAGTCTTTGATTTATATTCTCGACTCTTACCTTCATTTCCCTGAGTATATCTTCGGCGAGGTTGTCGACGCTGGTGTACCTTACTTTGAATAAGTTAAACGTGTCTACGAGGAATTCGACAACCTGGTCCCTAAAATAGTGACAAGTGGAACGTAGGCTGCCTTCCGGACCTAAGAAGCCCCAGACAAGCACCGGGGTGATTTGTTCGGAAATGGAATAGAAGTGTGCCAAGAATCCTTTGTCATACTTCAGCATTTGTCTTTTGCCGACGAGAACCGACCAAACGGCGGTTCCAATTGCCTTAAACAAAACGGTGAGGAAGAACGCGTGATATAAAGCTGTGGACAAACTCTACACCGAATCCAACGAGACGAGTCAGTGTAGCACCAGCGTGCATCCTTTGCTAACTGTAtagtcaaataataaaataattttttatgtcaaataaaaatgttcaatttagGAAAAGTGTATTTGATTTGATTACAATAATTTAAGGAAACAGATTTGTAAGAAAACTTGATTTCCAGACGGGTGAATTTGGTCTGCAAAAGGGTAAACTTGGAATGCAAAACCTGTACCTTTACAGATTCGACTCGTCGGACGAAGTACAACTGATTCGAGTTACTCACGGTTTCACGGAAGCTAGCGGATATCCATCTGTTTTGTAAAATAGCTTTGATCGAGGTGGGCGGTTTCTCGACTTCTTCGAACGCATCTAAAAGAATAAAGTCGATAAGGATATCGTAGAAGTTCATGCACTTGACGCCCCTCGCAGACAGTTCTTCCTCCATGATGGTGTGGTTGCTCGGCTCTTGCAGGAACTCCATCATCCGTTCGTAGTGTGTTAAGTAATCCTTCGGATCCTGATATTGGAAATGAATTAGTCAGAAGGCTGATCGTATCTCGGATAATCCTTGTCTATTCCGGATCGTAGTAAATTATATATGTTGTGTGTACCCTGTCTGCATACATGATCAAATCAGTAATGACTTGTCGGCCGATATCCGCGATCCACACTTTCGCGGACGGTATAGTGAACAATTTCGTGTACGCTTGCCGCAAGCAGTGCACTTTCGCTAAATATTCGACATCCGAGCCGCAATTCACCAATTCCGTATGCAACCGCCTGCAACAATTATCATATTATTGTTAACACATTATCTCTACCGGAAGCCTACTAATAGGACTTTTAATAATTGTGTTGTACCAGAAAAGAAAGCTTCAAAATCATCATTTCTATATTAatatcaaatgaaattagtaGATTACGTTATTAAGGGCCAGTTGTTGGTTCACGATTAAAATTGCTATTATAATAACTGGTAGTTACTTGATAACGAAGCTGTCAGCTTACACTAATAATTTAGTTAATTTCTGCGgaaattaataatcatatttatTCAACAGTTTAGATGTTCTCTCACCTGCACTGAATGCTTTTATCCTCGTGCTGCTTCAGCGCGGTGTGATACAGCTTCTGTTTCGCGAAGTGCGGGAAGAACTCGGAGAATTCTTCGAATTCGCGTAAATCCGCCACCTTGCGCGTTCCATGTAAAAGGGCAAAGACGTTTAAATGCAACAGAATGATTGGCACGAGAGCTCGGTATTATTTGTGCAACTTACGCCGTCACGGGCGGACTCAAAAGACTCCGGCGAAGATGCAGCATCCGCTTTATCCTTTCCGGATATCCGGGTGCCGATGTTGGAAGGCTTGTGGCTGTTCAGGCTCTCCTCGCTTTCGTTGCGGAACAGCACCGAATGCTGCGAAATCATTTCGGATTTCTTAGTATTGTACAACTGTTAATAATTAGACtaattaatttgttaataattagaccgcgcatctctatgcaaaataaataatatagtcAATTATAGGAAATAGAAGTTACATAAAAGTGTATTtccttttttaattattatgtttGTGAAAAATAGTACAGGGGGTATCCTATAACGAACAGTCTGTCTGATTGTGCCAAAAATTTTAGGAGGTCGACTGCATTATTCGTAACTAATTAAAATTCTTAGGAGTAGAAACAGAAGTCTATGACAGCTTCTATCTCTTgcacaaaatatttattttgcttaaagatccgcagtctgcgcATAAGATGCGTTCATAAAATCGCAATTTCGCGCACGAATTTTCCTTCCGCGAATCTTTTACTCCGTGCGCTAAGATTGCGACCGATGACGGTCGTAGTGCCATGAACTTCCTATGTGACGAGTCCTCCTTGCGTTAGGTCAAGTGACTCATTCGGCTAATTGCGCGCGGTCAGTGATCATTTAAATTGGATTAATTCACGTATTTCTTTCTCCGGTCCTGTATAGTAGAAAATGTAATTGATGAGCGCAGCAGAACGGAATGGCAGCGAACGCGCGACACGACGCCACAGTAGTATGCGCTCggagggaagaaaaaaaaacaaaaacagtaAACACGAGACAGCTAGGCGAGAGAGGAGGAGCGAGGAGCGTCTTGGCAAGGTGTAATTCGGTTCGGTTTAATCGAGACCCGTTAACGATCAACCTACTTTCTACGTGTCTATCTCGAAATAATCATCGATAACGAACTCTCATCAGCGCAGCGGGGGGAAAGAAAGTAGAAAAAAAAGAACGTTATTTCGCGCCGTGGGTAAAAACGGTCTTTCGCGCAACGATGTAATAATTCGAGCGGTTAACGGAGATTCGCTTCGGTAAATGGAAACAAGAACAAGAGGAACGGACAGGTAAACCTGCGCCTACCTGGTCGATAAAGAGCAGTTCCGCCTGGGTCTGGATTTGATAACCCATGTCAAGGAGCTCCTGGACATCGTGCGTGAACGCCGCATCCGCTTTCGATGGTAATGCGAGCGTGTCATTGCTCAGCGACGAGCTGAACGCCGTCAGAGCGTCCTCCCAGCAGTAAAGGGCCTTCTCCAGCGCCTCCAGACCTAAGGTCGTTCAACGGTTAACATCGTTTTACATTTGTCAATTCTCATTTGTCATTACTATGTACCACCCCAGGCGCGGGCACGCGCGCCCGCGGCTATCGCAAACAATGAATCCGAACTCGCTCAATTCGTTCTCGGAAACGCTTTCGGACCACCGACACAGGAAAGAGTCGCAACCGCAGTGACTGCCCATCGAACCGACGCACAGtaggccaaaagcgccaaaacgtggccaaaatgcaaaaaatgaatttcacgttaggggtatggctcttgccgtattggattctcaggtaatgactgtataagaagccgaaggtgaaaaggtcttactacctatacctgctaaatggtgggagtacaaatatcccatacagtcgtctcgcagttttcgtgcagtgaactacgttgtgaaaaaaaaggtgtcaagcttacaatttttcggaaattgaatttatttttgtgcgtgtacgatcgatgctgttcctggaaatAAATACtatgaataataataacattggatttatattaattaatgtttggaatctatgaagtgaacgataatacttagtgcacagattttacaaatctatactaaaagttgtatattccacaatatttcacggagattcttgtcgagtcttgtagtagatactattatttaacattattttggaAAAGTAGCTgtgaattttgtaattttttgtaattttgacatcagattcatattcgccggcccgaaaaatatgtgaatactaattttcaaggaagtccaatcatttttttggttacgcatccgccatattgaatccgccattttgttttttgtaattttgacatcagattcatattcgccggcccgaaaaatatgggaataccaatttttaagaaagtccaataatttttttggttacgcatccgccatattgaatccgccattttgttttttgtaattttgacatcagatttataatcagcgacccgggaaacctatgagtatcaattttgaactaaattgaagtactccttcctattttggccacgttttggcgcttttggctcACTGTGCGACGTTCGTTCTATTTTACAACCATCGATATTGCTACAGCATTCATAGAAAAACGTCTTTCGAGACGAGAATGACGAGCTGCATCGAATAGTCGATAGAAAACTATGTGTTTCAGTTTAAAAcactgaaggtgaccttgaaatctccgaaactctttcaactaaaaaaaaaactgttattgCCATGTTCATGATCCTCCTTCTACTGAAAAACTTTGGTGCATAAAGTTGTCTCATATTTTCGAAAACAGGATAATGATAATATGTACTGGACCACCTTGTATTTATACATacagaatgtttaaaaaatgttgtacttccttgaaagggaagATTTCCAGGGTCATTTgcaataactttctcctttgcgaaaatgttctccgcggctttgttaaagagttacgaacgaaaaacacgaaccaatcggGGCGCGTCTACAACGGGCGAATTCAAgctcggccaatgacaacgccacACTCAACGGGAGCcgttgtagccgcgctctgattggtccgagtTTTTCCTTCATAACTAACAaagccgtggagaacattttcgcaagggaaaaagttacttcaaatgaccttaggaataacacctttcaaggaagtgcaacatttttggtacaccctgtatacatgatCAGAAAGTTTATATAAGTCTTCGATCAGTTATATCAACATACGATAAACGAAGGTACCGTTATTCGAGGGTTAATAGATAACCGAGTCGAACTAGGAAACACCAATCATCTTGACAGTTGATTTCTCACTTTCTAATTGTTTTTCGAGAAGTCGTAACAGCTGTCCAATCGAATCCCGTCATTCCAAAGTTGCGGGAAGTGcggtggacagctattatgaccACAAGTGAATCACGGGTCTCTTCGCGGTGCAGAGCATGGTGATTTCGGCGCCCAAAATTACGGGGCGGGCTGGTACGTTCGTAAACACATAAATATGCTCGCGTGTCCGTAATTTCGGGTGGCCGAAAGGTTGGATCGCAGCAGTTAGCGATCGCAGTTAAGGATCCCGTGAATCGACCGACGGGATTCTCGACGGATTAACAGGTTAATATTTTCTGCATGAGAGGGTTAATCGATCATGAATTTTCCGATTAGATCGATCCCGTGAAGTTTGCTTCACGAGGGTTCTGAAACGCACCCGTTACGCTTCCATTACCGTTCGAGAAAAAGCAAAGCACACAAGGTCCGCAAGGATAAACTGGTGCTCTCGAGGAATTATCCGATTAACTCGACCGCTGCGCAGTTAAGATTTCAACCGTCGTCTCCTTCAACGCGACGAACACCGTTTTCTCAGTTTACTGCCTTCGTCAACGTAATATCTGCGTTCTCAATCTCGAACGCGTACACACAGATCCGCAGCCGTGTCTTTGATCTTTATTGCAACTCGTTCCTTTTTTCCATGTCGTTTATCGGTATCAATCGCCAGACGATGTTACATCAACGATTAGGACGTTTGGAAAAACGATACTCATATCCCGAATCGACTCGCGTTATCGTGCGAACTGAATTATTTCTCAAACAACTTCATACGTGATTGTCAGCTCTCGAGATCCAACGGACAAGCGCGATTACGTTGAATCGTGTTATCTAGCGCATAACCAAAGACGGGAACCGAAATAACATTGGCATGCTTGGTACCGTTCCCTTTGTCAGCACTGTAAAAAGAACGCTCGTGTGCAAATTCGATTACGTGCAAATGCGACGCTCTCGTTGTCACATAtttttaacgcgttcgctaaGCAGTTTACTCGACACTCTATTCACCACCACCGAccttataccgggtgtcccaaaaatgttgaacttctttgaaaggggtgattctttGTTAATGTTACGTTGCATTCGATAAAAGATTTTAATAGCGAAGGCGAGCAACGAGAGAAATCTTGGTCGCGACcgtcttcatcttcttcttgaTATTTTACTACATACATTGTCGCGGACCGACAACGTTGAAACGGTCAGACACTTTCACCTCCATTTGAATTTAGACACCGCTACTTTTTGTTTACTTGGAAGACGAGTGTCGCCATTCGGATTTCTATGAGGTAACTGTTCCTCGCCGGTTTTTATCCctgtataatttccatttccACGAGGCGCAATCGGTGACCTTAGTGACTTTCAAGAAATCTTCAGCTCCTCGACTAAATCACGTGTATGTTTGCTATCATTGTATTCAAAGTAAAAAGGACGTTCGAGTCAGGTGGGACCTCGTATTCAAACCTGGCACGTTCTTCGGGTGAAAGTTCACCAATTTTCTGTTTCCAAGTCCTCGACTTTTCTACTCAGCTTCAGAAAcagaacaaaaatttgtttgaaattgctattgctcagaatttcgaaaaaattca is a window encoding:
- the LOC143359748 gene encoding putative ATP-dependent RNA helicase TDRD12; protein product: MSHLKLISKSYTPKILWFQTDVTVVLRILLQDVDKYFLRVECDLLLFSTTVNEKDYYVTLYLFGAVVAEKTIHENIGREIKITLTKAHKWTEWLRLHIEEEKNVLIVVDPDHIYKNNWLEDIRKIDRESFAEYKRRNNITNIMPDVPSTDEEESDDDAMDMLFI
- the Miga gene encoding mitoguardin — encoded protein: MNTVIGYALNICRTNESHCSVLFKINVALCGLPSVNPCFYKFLTKIFAMSIFNARQFLDALYKRYIISLPSIHLSRTQKIFIICLTGGSLLLGGLAQFLKRRRRHPRPPSRRPLRDLKQRFANTKNSNFDAVSQASWARRSEASSRSHISDRVSLISSVPGGPDGDVTLTPQQYGVLGLEALEKALYCWEDALTAFSSSLSNDTLALPSKADAAFTHDVQELLDMGYQIQTQAELLFIDQHSVLFRNESEESLNSHKPSNIGTRISGKDKADAASSPESFESARDGVADLREFEEFSEFFPHFAKQKLYHTALKQHEDKSIQCRRLHTELVNCGSDVEYLAKVHCLRQAYTKLFTIPSAKVWIADIGRQVITDLIMYADRDPKDYLTHYERMMEFLQEPSNHTIMEEELSARGVKCMNFYDILIDFILLDAFEEVEKPPTSIKAILQNRWISASFRETAIGTAVWSVLVGKRQMLKYDKGFLAHFYSISEQITPVLVWGFLGPEGSLRSTCHYFRDQVVEFLVDTFNLFKVRYTSVDNLAEDILREMKVRVENINQRLSLEGC